The following are from one region of the Caldicoprobacter guelmensis genome:
- a CDS encoding sensor histidine kinase, with the protein MEREVRPDPEKLLEKITDDKRGKLTIFLGPAAGVGKTFAMLSAAHERKSKGIDVVIGWVDTHKRPDTEKLVEGLEVIPPKKIVYKGTVFEEMDVDAIIARRPMIVLVDELAHTNVPGSRHHKRYQDVEEILDNGIDVFTTLNIQHIESLNDVVAQITGVVVRETVPDRILEQASEIRLIDLSSDELIQRLKEGKVYVPEQADKALKNFFRKGNIEALRELALRRTAERIDKQLDEYMKAHDIRGPWPVKERIMVCISPSPLSANLIRFAGRMANRLEAEFYAVYVERPEGLNDEKLQQRLRKNLSLAENLGAQTVILTGSDPAKEIIDFARSKNITQIVIGKPLRFKLIDICKGSLVDRILRLSRGISVHIITGEVDQDERSWTQKYKEMTQKVSLMPFIKSVIIVAAFTFLCKMAEKILNTADLTLIYQIPVLISATRSGLLSGIFTAFVSALALNFFFIPPLRTFSVANVGYVLNLIMFMITAIIISSLISRLTKIAEASQKREARTAAMYRLSRNIAATADTNYLLEMVTREICNIFHADTMILRPDDKGKLRMDFYATSDRNEEKDVGVLQSNGANSFCFGEKERATATWVYEHGEKAGFGTDTLSDAKAVYIPLKTQKSTFGVLGVKFEREDRYLTPDEWQLLDAFAGLAAIAVERICLSEEAKKAEILAKTEQLRVALLDSVSHELRTPLSSIIGAATTLLEEEGLYDKEVRRNMLSTILNSAKRMNIVVENLLGMTRIESGNLRLRLDWCALEDIIGSALTRLKDRLEGRLVNVDVDSNLPLIYVDFVLMEQVMINLLDNAIKYSPKGSPITIRAKPLGKTVEIEVEDEGIGIPEEDLERIFDKFYRAETSQHVSGTGVGLSICKGIVEAHGGKIKAENREGKGARFSISLPISAVQQERPEGLLGDDK; encoded by the coding sequence ATGGAACGTGAAGTTAGGCCGGATCCTGAAAAGCTTTTAGAAAAAATAACTGATGACAAAAGAGGTAAATTGACAATATTTTTAGGCCCTGCCGCTGGCGTGGGTAAGACCTTTGCTATGCTTTCAGCGGCTCATGAAAGAAAAAGCAAGGGCATTGACGTCGTAATAGGGTGGGTGGATACCCATAAAAGGCCGGATACTGAAAAATTAGTGGAAGGACTTGAGGTTATTCCTCCTAAGAAGATAGTTTACAAAGGAACCGTGTTTGAAGAAATGGATGTGGATGCCATCATCGCCCGCAGACCTATGATTGTGCTTGTCGATGAGCTGGCACATACTAATGTTCCGGGTTCACGCCATCATAAGAGGTATCAGGACGTAGAAGAAATATTGGATAATGGTATAGATGTGTTTACAACCCTTAATATTCAGCATATTGAGAGTTTAAATGATGTGGTTGCCCAAATCACGGGGGTTGTTGTAAGGGAAACCGTCCCTGATCGAATATTGGAACAGGCGAGTGAGATAAGGCTAATAGACCTTTCATCCGATGAACTTATCCAGAGGCTTAAAGAAGGAAAGGTTTATGTTCCTGAGCAGGCGGATAAAGCATTAAAGAATTTTTTTAGGAAGGGTAATATTGAGGCATTAAGAGAATTGGCATTAAGGCGTACTGCTGAACGTATAGATAAGCAGTTGGATGAGTACATGAAAGCTCATGATATAAGAGGACCGTGGCCTGTTAAGGAACGTATAATGGTATGCATAAGTCCAAGCCCTTTGTCGGCCAATCTTATACGTTTTGCAGGGCGTATGGCTAATCGCTTAGAGGCTGAGTTTTATGCTGTATATGTGGAGAGACCAGAAGGTCTCAATGATGAGAAGTTGCAACAGAGGCTCCGTAAAAATCTCTCATTAGCAGAAAATTTGGGCGCTCAGACGGTAATACTTACAGGTAGCGATCCTGCTAAGGAAATAATAGACTTTGCTCGTTCTAAAAATATAACTCAGATAGTAATAGGAAAGCCGCTTAGGTTTAAATTGATAGATATCTGTAAGGGTTCATTGGTTGACAGGATATTGCGTTTAAGCCGTGGCATAAGCGTTCACATTATAACGGGTGAGGTAGACCAGGATGAGAGGTCATGGACGCAAAAGTATAAAGAAATGACACAAAAGGTCTCTCTTATGCCTTTTATAAAATCTGTGATTATTGTCGCTGCTTTTACTTTTTTGTGCAAAATGGCTGAGAAGATACTGAATACGGCTGATCTGACATTAATATACCAGATACCTGTACTTATAAGTGCTACTCGTTCAGGTTTGTTGTCAGGGATCTTTACAGCTTTTGTCAGCGCGTTAGCTTTAAATTTTTTCTTTATACCGCCATTGCGCACATTTAGTGTTGCAAACGTGGGTTACGTTTTAAATCTTATAATGTTTATGATAACAGCCATAATAATAAGTTCTTTAATCTCGCGGCTTACCAAAATAGCTGAGGCTTCTCAGAAAAGGGAAGCGAGAACGGCTGCCATGTACCGGCTCAGTCGCAACATAGCAGCAACAGCTGATACCAATTATCTTTTAGAGATGGTGACCCGAGAGATATGCAATATATTTCATGCGGATACTATGATATTAAGGCCTGATGACAAAGGAAAGCTTAGAATGGATTTTTATGCAACTAGCGATCGTAATGAAGAAAAGGATGTTGGAGTGTTGCAGAGCAATGGAGCAAATTCGTTTTGTTTTGGGGAAAAAGAGAGGGCAACTGCTACATGGGTGTATGAACATGGCGAAAAGGCAGGATTTGGTACAGATACCTTAAGCGATGCTAAGGCTGTATATATCCCTCTCAAGACACAAAAGAGTACCTTCGGCGTGCTGGGTGTCAAATTTGAAAGGGAGGATAGATATTTAACCCCGGATGAGTGGCAACTGCTGGACGCGTTTGCAGGCCTTGCAGCCATTGCAGTGGAACGCATATGTTTATCAGAGGAAGCTAAAAAGGCTGAGATTCTTGCTAAAACGGAGCAATTGAGGGTAGCATTGCTAGATTCAGTATCCCATGAACTGAGGACACCTTTATCTTCTATAATAGGGGCTGCGACTACATTGCTGGAAGAAGAAGGTTTATATGACAAAGAAGTGCGCCGTAACATGTTGTCTACTATACTCAATTCAGCTAAGAGGATGAATATTGTAGTAGAAAATTTGCTAGGCATGACTAGAATTGAATCTGGGAATTTACGGTTGAGGTTGGATTGGTGTGCTTTGGAAGATATCATAGGCTCTGCCTTGACTCGATTAAAGGATCGCCTGGAGGGGCGTTTGGTCAATGTAGATGTTGACTCGAATTTGCCACTCATTTATGTGGATTTTGTCTTGATGGAACAGGTGATGATAAATTTACTGGATAATGCAATTAAATATTCTCCAAAAGGCTCGCCTATAACAATAAGGGCTAAACCTTTGGGAAAAACTGTAGAAATAGAGGTGGAGGACGAAGGTATAGGCATACCTGAAGAGGACCTGGAGAGAATATTTGATAAATTTTATAGAGCCGAAACATCACAGCATGTTAGTGGTACGGGAGTAGGGCTTTCGATTTGTAAAGGCATCGTTGAGGCCCATGGAGGCAAGATTAAAGCGGAAAATAGGGAGGGAAAAGGAGCCAGGTTTAGTATTAGCTTACCTATTTCTGCAGTTCAGCAAGAAAGACCAGAAGGTCTGTTGGGGGATGACAAATGA